GCCGGCTGGGCACCCTTGAATGCGCAGCCCCGGCGCGCCACTGGCGGCGGCGCGGGCAGTTTGCGTCCCGTGTATAACCTATGTGTAATCATGGCGCGATGCGCCGCACCGCCTCTTCAAGCGAATTTGGAGAAAGATGCGCGTAACGCTGCGTCATCGCCATAGAGCCGTGACACATCAACTTTTGAATAATATGCATAGGCACCCCCTTCATAGCGAGCTGGCTGGCGAAGTCGTGGCGCAGGCAGTGCCACGTGAAATTCTTGATCCCCGCCTTATCCAGCACACGCTTGAAAGCGTGCGCCGTATCGCGCCTTCGGCTGCCGTCGTCCATAGGAAACACGAAGCCGCCGCGTCCTCCGCCCTTCTCGCGCCACGCGGAAAGCGCCGAAAGCGCGGCTCCGTTCAGCGGCATGACGGCGTCGCGCCCTGACTTCATAATCTCGGCGCGAAGCCGCAGCGTGCGCGACGCGAAATCCACGTCCTCCCAGCGCAGCCCCAGCAGCGTCCCCTTGCGAATCCCGGTATTCAGACTGAGAACGACGGCGGGCATCAGATAATCCGGCCCGGACCTGCCCTCGCGGGCGGCGAGCTCCGACATAAGGCGAGCGCGCTCGTCGTCGCTCAAAAACCGCGTCACGACCTTAGAATCCGTCTGAGCCAGCTTCGGCAGACGAAAAGCCGAAACTCCCGGAATCCCTTCCTTCGCCCCCCACGCGAAAAGCGCCTGCAAAGCCGCGACGCGCCTGTTGATAGTTGCGCGCTTCAGCCGCCCCGCGTTCTCTGAGCGCCACCTTTCCACAGTATCGCGGTCAAGCGCGCACGCGGGCATATCCATAAACTTGTCGAAAAGACGCAGCGCCCTTATCGTCACCGAGCCGCTCTTCTGATGCGAACACACCCACGGCTCGTACATATCGATAAGCGCGCGCAGCGAAACAGCCTTGCGCTCCGCCGGCAGACTCACTTCGGCCGGGTCGATACGCTCAAGATAAAGCCTGGCGAGATACTCCCTAGCCATCCGCCTGGCCACGGCGAGCTGCGTATAAAGCGCGGAAGCGATCTTCTTATTACGCAGCCGCCGCTCGGGCGATGGCGTGCGGTAACACAGATACCACGTCTTCCGCCCGGAGACCTCGACGCGCATAAAAAGGCCGCGGACAAGCGAGTCACGCAGGTCATAGCGCCGCTCGCGCGGGACGGCCGCGTTGCAGATAGCCTGCGTAAGATAAACCAAAGTCATACACATTACCTCCCTGTTCTTGTGTAATTCCTGTGTAACAGATTGTAAATGCGCGCCGCGCCAGGGAGATTTTGCAAAATTTGCGCAGATTATAAAAATAACCGGGAAAAATGCTATAATTACGAAAGGAAAAGAGAGGCCCCGCCGGAAGGGAAAGCGGGAAAAACGCCTCTCTCCGGCCTGTCCGAGCTGAGATGGGGACTCAGCCTAGACATTCAAGGCCAAGTGAGGAATCAGCTAAAGGAGGCGGAGCAATTCCGCCAAAGCTGCGAAAAGCGCCGTTAACGCTGTAAGCAGCTTAACGATTAGAGCCGTCCACTCAAAAAGTGAGCGGCTTTTTTCGTCCTTTGCCATCCGGTCATCCCCCCTTCCTGCC
The sequence above is drawn from the Cloacibacillus sp. An23 genome and encodes:
- a CDS encoding site-specific integrase, with translation MTLVYLTQAICNAAVPRERRYDLRDSLVRGLFMRVEVSGRKTWYLCYRTPSPERRLRNKKIASALYTQLAVARRMAREYLARLYLERIDPAEVSLPAERKAVSLRALIDMYEPWVCSHQKSGSVTIRALRLFDKFMDMPACALDRDTVERWRSENAGRLKRATINRRVAALQALFAWGAKEGIPGVSAFRLPKLAQTDSKVVTRFLSDDERARLMSELAAREGRSGPDYLMPAVVLSLNTGIRKGTLLGLRWEDVDFASRTLRLRAEIMKSGRDAVMPLNGAALSALSAWREKGGGRGGFVFPMDDGSRRRDTAHAFKRVLDKAGIKNFTWHCLRHDFASQLAMKGVPMHIIQKLMCHGSMAMTQRYAHLSPNSLEEAVRRIAP